The following proteins come from a genomic window of Sesamum indicum cultivar Zhongzhi No. 13 linkage group LG10, S_indicum_v1.0, whole genome shotgun sequence:
- the LOC105172296 gene encoding uncharacterized protein LOC105172296, which translates to MEDFEKKVSISEPETSTMEIQVEDENGSETNRASKTITSLLRRFLAVQQRRALAYARLKRGFEDYMVSGGELAYQQLCSEITLEFNDCSKQVLEMESLFVSPDCCREDLARLLRSVQAQEKEKLHLTATIQVLKKAGRPSERLVSHENCRFRQSTGHECVHIQQITEASGTEEAEADAQYDNALKEAIRGVQHAVIAINEYLEEVRYEIAALAAD; encoded by the exons ATGGAGGATTTTGAGAAGAAGGTGTCCATATCAGAACCTGAGACCAGCACCATGGAGATTCAAGTTGAAGATGAAAATGGGTCAGAAACTAATAGAGCCTCAAAGACAATAACATCGTTGCTCCGTAGATTCCTCGCTGTTCAGCAGCGCCGAGCTCTCGCTTATGCCCGCCTTAAACG GGGATTTGAAGATTACATGGTTTCAGGGGGTGAATTAGCGTACCAGCAGCTGTGCAGTGAGATAACTCTTGAATTCAATGATTGTTCAAAACAG GTACTTGAAATGGAATCTCTATTCGTTAGTCCTGATTGTTGCAGAGAGGATCTAGCTCGCTTGCTCAGATCAGTTCAAGCacaagaaaaggagaaattgCATTTG ACGGCTACAATTCAAGTGCTGAAGAAGGCTGGTCGTCCCTCAGAACGTTTGGTCAGCCATGAGAACTGCAGATTTAGGCAGTCCACAGGACATGAATGCGTGCACATCCAGCAAATAACTGAAGCTTCAGGGACAGAAGAGGCTGAAGCTGATGCACAGTATGATAATGCTCTCAAAGAAGCCATTAGAGGTGTGCAGCATGCAGTGATAGCCATAAACGAGTACTTGGAAGAAGTCAGGTATGAGATTGCCGCTCTAGCAGCTGATTAA